The genomic DNA TCTTGCAGTGGCAAATTGCCTGATTGCACAGCACAGGAAGAAAATCATTGCTCCCTTGGGGGATGAGTGGTtggtcaaattaaaaaaaatagcacaGATGGAATGTCTAGCTGCTTGGCATCATGGTTATTATGTCCAGCAGGAACGTACTTGGGACAAaatattccaatttatttaatcCTTTCTTCGAGCTGAGGGGGGGAAGGAGTTTGTGGGGTGATAAAGGAGTCTCTCTGAAGGAACCACAAAGGGACTTCCATATGGAGTTcactatgttttgttttattttacttttgttgttATTGTTTTACTTTATAACACATGATATGAAGAGGGTGGAGCTGGGAACTGACAGGGAGGTGGCTGTTATGTAATTAATATTGTGTTGTTGAAGTGTGATTTTCTGCTGTGATGTCTCCCAGTGCTGTGAgattgttgttgttgctgttgttgtaTTGTACCTTTATAAAGTActaaaattcaaataaaaatttataaacataaaaAAAGTGATTAAATTGGTtggaatagattttttttcttgtcaAATATGACATGTTTGATATTTTAACAGCTGATTGTATTCAATAAACTCTGTTTTACCCCTGGTTGATATGTATGGTTCCTTCCCCACTCTTTTCTGTTGCATTCTATGTGGCCCACAAATGCAGTCTCCTAGAGCTTTTAATGGTGAGAGAATAGTTGATTTACCAGCCAAATAGAAATCtagctttatttattcattcattcattcaattttctttaccattctcccagggaagctcagaacggtttacatgaatttattcaggctcaagcatttctccttgtctgtcccggtgggctcacaatctatctaatgtacctggggtaatagggggattaagtgacttgcccaaggaacagcgtgggtgcCAAAgttctagctttaaccactgcgccatacttcCTATCATGTGACTGGAGCAGGCTGACTCAAGGAAGAGTATATGAAGGGAGGTAATACTTTGTAGGCAGCTAATCTTCAGCTTGTTCattacttttcttctctcttcacAGCTCAGCTTCTGGACAAAATATTATGGTAAGTGCTTAATAGATGAAAATGTACATAAAAGTAATAAACCCAACAGGTTCATCTGAAGTGAAGTTCATAGTGTAGCCCCCTATATCTGGCTAAGCCATAAAGAAGAGGGATACAAATAAGTACTAAGGAGTCTCTTCAGTTAGACACTCAACTCTCTTTTATGAGTCTTCTGAAAGTGGAGGATGATTCCACCTGGGACCCAGGTGAGGAGGTAGAATGACAGCATAAAGCAAGAATCATAGTAGAAAGTTGAAGtggtattataataaataatataaatttaCTGAGGAACAATGAGGCAAATACAGTGAAGCCATACAAGCAATCATATTCAGGTTTAGTCCAGTACTTGGAAAAGTTAATTTCTAAATGTTTTGTATTGTGATCCTGAGACAcaatgggactcattttcaaaagagaaaatgtcgcaaaaatggcataaagtgacatttttaccaaaatgttcaaaattggatttagatatcattttgaaaatgcccctcagtgTCTTTTCCGTGTGCCTTGCATGACTTCTTCAGCTCTTTAAATAGGGGATATTTAAATAGGGGAACCCTCCATTTGTAAATTAATCTTTCGCTTTATACCTTGGATCCATTGCAGACTCCCTCACCAACTTTAATTTCTCTAACTTTTCTCCACTTTGTGGCCTGGTGAGAGCTGCTGGGCTGACCTGTTATAGGGAAACTCTATCTTCTTCTTTCTCCCAGGTTTCACTGAAGTAGCCAAAAATCTATCCTTACTTGTTTGCCCTTATGACCTATGGAttactctaaatcagtggtctcaaactcaaatcctttgcagggcctcattttggatttgtggtgtcatattaattttaggcccaagaaaagcactaggtcttattttcggggtaggtcttatttttttccatgtacaatgatcatatctcccttcctctcctccaccccaattcttcctttcctttttctcccccacatgtgcagcatctttcctcccctctcacccatcctcttgtaccttccctctgcagcatctttctatccctcccatcccttatgcagcagaacccttgcccacttctatctctcccttccatgcagctgCAGGAGAACCCTTGACTTGATTGTTCCTTTAAAGAGATGATTGGACCTTTAAAGAGATCGATGACCTACAAATGCAAAACGTTCCCCTGATATACTGTATTGTCCAAAGTTGCTCTCTGGTTTGAATGATCTCACATAACACTGTAGGCCTCCTACCCCCCATCCGCCCCTACCATGCAgctgaacccccactgaccctcccatctttccatctctccctcccgtccGAACCCTGAAGACCCTCCAACTGCGAGACCTACATACCAACCTCCAAACAGCAGTAttgacagcactctaaacaggctacttTGCAGCCGTTCCATCCTGGGGCCTTCTGtatgccgcgttgctgatgatatcaccagtGATGCGGCAAAGGGAATGCCCCGGcgagagaaggccgcaaagcagcctgtttagagggaggtatgtaggtctcacAGTTGGAGGGGGTCAGacgagagggagagatggaaagatgggatggtcagcgggggtttgCCTGCGCAGCTGGGGTGGAGGCAGGGGCAGCAGGGAgaagcgctgctgccggcgaatccagggactaaggcttatttttggggtagggcttatattaagatctaccccgaaaatcatgttagggtttatttttggagtgggccttattttcggggaaacacggtagtgcaCTTCAGGTCAGCTGATGCTATTTTGTTGCATGTATGGAACTGTAGTTCTTTTTTTTGGAGAAGATTAATATTTATTGTTgcccagtgtaaaaaaaaaatagtttcctTTTGAACTAGGGAAACATTATCAAACAGCATTCAGCCCAGTTGGAGAGGTAGATGTTAAGGTTTGACTACAGTAGCAGTTGACTGCACAAACTTGGCACATCATTACACTGCTGAGCTCTTGTAAGTCTTCATCTTGGGGCATTCTTTCTTGCAGTGGCTGCTACTGGTGACACACAGCATAGTCCAGTAGGTATGAAAAGTTAGTGAATATAAAGATCACTGAAAGAAAACAATATTTCACCAAATTACAAAAAGGAACAGACTTTTGGAGGACGGAAAGGATTTGTACTTGAAGATACCCCTGTCAGCAAAGGATCATGTGCTTCATTCTGCAAGCAGAACTGTTTTAACTCTGCAGCAGCCTGTGATACCTTCACTCGGTTCAGACTGGCCTCTAGACGCAGCTGCTGAACCATCTTCTTCATAGTGGCTAAGCTGGAGGTGCTAGACATAGTGCGGCTGTAGCCTTCCTAAAAGCAGGATGCTACAACTGTGTCGGCCAGTACAACTTCCAAGTCCACCGCAACtttctgccccccttctttctcagGGACACCCCTGCGCGCAGGCGCACAACCACGCGGACGTCTAAAAGATGGAACTGTAGTTCTTATTATCTAAAGGAAAGCAGTGGGATAATCTGAATTATATCTCGATGTTAACTAGGACTGGCTCAGGCTTTTAGGTCAACCTGGGCTGCATTAGTAAACCTAGTTACAGCTCCTATTTGCTGAGTTTCAAAGCTATCTTTTTCAGTGAGCCATTAGAGTTTGCAAAAAACAGGGATTTGATGTTCTCAGTTACTCTTACAAAATAAATCTACTATGCAGCTAAAAAGTACAAAGCTATGAAACAGCATGGAGTGGCTCTAGAGCGTGGCTACTGAAATGGTCTTCTTTAAGCATATAGGGAAAGACAAatatctcaatatgcatactttggaaaaaagataggagagggaagatatgatagagacatttaaatatctccattgcataaatgcacaggaggtgagtttctttcaattataaggaagttctggaatgaagaggcataggatgaagttgaaaggggacagaatcAGGAACATCCTGAGggaatacttcttcatggaaaggttAGTGAATTTGTGGAATGTAAttcaagcagtggcatagtaaagggaggTGGAGATGTcccgccccgggcgccatcttggtgattGTGTCAATACCcgttctcctctcccccccactccACCTCCTTCTGCGCGTGCCTTCAcatccctcccctccatcatacctctatcataagaacataagaacataagaactgccatctccggatcagacctttggtccatcaagtccggcgatccgcgcacgcggaggccctgccaggtgtaccctggcgtaatttatagtccatcatatctttatatgcctctcttaaggagatatgcatctagtttgctcttgaagcctaggacggtcgattccgcaataatctcctctgggagggcattccaggcgtcaaccactctctgagtaaagcagaacttcctgacattagtcctgaacctgtccccccttagcttcatttcatgtcctctagtccgtgtcaaattggacaatgtaaataatcttctctgctctattttgtcgattcctttcagtattttgaaggtctcgatcatatccccacgcagtctccttttctctagggagaacaatcctagtgttataagtctatcctcgtattccagtttctccatacccttcaccagttttgttgctcgtctctgcaccctctccagcagttttatatccttctttaggtagggagaccaatgttggacgcagtattccaagtgtggtctgatcattgccctataaagcggcattataactttctccgatctactcgagattcctttctttatcatgcccaacattctatttgccttctttgccgctgccgcgcattgtgccgacggcttcagggtcctatctatcagtacacccaggtccttttcttgttcactcttccccagagttgcacctgacattgtatactcgtattccttattcttattgcctaaatgcattaccttgcatttctccacattgaacttcatctgccatttctccgcccatgtttctaaccgacacaagtcgctctggagttcctctctatcctcctgtgatctgattgcccggcataattttgtatcatctgcaaacttgatgatctcactggttgttccttcctccaggtcattgatataaatattaaaaaggatcggcccaagtaccgagccctgtggtacaccactagtcactttctcccagtcggagaacttcccatttatgcccactctctgctttcggttttccagccatttgcctatccacctttgtatatccccctctatgccatggctttgtagtttcctgagaagtctttcatgtggaactttgtcgaacgctttctggaagtccaagtatattatgtccaccggcttcccactatcaatttgctcgttcacagtctcaaaaaattggagtaaattcgtcaaacatgatttccctttcctgaatccatgttgactgggtttcatcaagtcgtgtgcgtccaagtgccagactatgctatccttgatcagtgcttcaaccatcttgccggggacagacgtaagactcacaggcctatagttgcccggttcccctctcgatccttttttaaaaattggcgtgacgttcgctatcctccagtcgtccggtatctgtccagttctgattgtcaggtttgcaagtttttgcaataactctccgat from Geotrypetes seraphini chromosome 9, aGeoSer1.1, whole genome shotgun sequence includes the following:
- the LOC117367203 gene encoding guanine nucleotide-binding protein G(I)/G(S)/G(O) subunit gamma-5, with product MSSTSSLATMKKMVQQLRLEASLNRVKVSQAAAELKQFCLQNEAHDPLLTGVSSSTNPFRPPKVCSFL